In the genome of Rhinolophus ferrumequinum isolate MPI-CBG mRhiFer1 chromosome 24, mRhiFer1_v1.p, whole genome shotgun sequence, one region contains:
- the LOC117016725 gene encoding bromodomain-containing protein 8-like: protein MGREWVWLDSEQDYPNDSELSNDCRSLFSSWDSSLDLDMGSWRETEEPGAEKLEESSPGRASSELLVGDGGSEESQEEAEQVSSQNLLHFLSEVAYLMEPLCISSKESHEGCCPSSGTRQQERREIEAIEGEGEPCRDPEELSAKADPLVAEKKSLGENGRLQVAPTPSDTCAVQAQPTENEEGEVQQESKGEDQGEGYVSEMEDRPSTGECAAGFSVQAAPLVDMLYSHAPSKPLSDLSQSDPVQDHLLFKKTVLSVWKMIASHRFSGPFLKPVSERQAPGYKDVVKRPMDLTTLKRNLSKGRIRTMAQFQRDLMLMFQNAVMYNDSDHHVYHMAVEMQREVLEQIQVLSTWLVKRRDLNSPE, encoded by the exons ATGGGGCGTGAATGGGTATGGTTGGATTCTGAACAAGACTATCCCAATGACTCTGAGTTGAGCAACGACTGCAGGTCCCTCTTCAGCTCATGGGACTCCAGTCTGGATCTTGATATGGGCAGCTGGAGGGAAACTGAGGAGCCAGGGGCTGAGAAACTAGAGGAAAGCAGCCCAGGGAGAGCATCTAGTGAGCTGCTTGTGGGGGACGGAGGCAGTGAGGAGTCTCAGGAAGAGGCAGAGCAAGTCAGCAGTCAGAATCTCCTCCACTTTCTCTCTGAG GTAGCTTATTTAATGGAGCCATTATGCATTAGCAGCAAAGAATCACATGAAGGCTGCTGCCCTTCATCTGGTACCAGACAacaagaaagaagggaaattgaAGCTATTGAAGGAGAAGGGGAGCCCTGCAGAGATCCTGAAGAACTTTCAGCCAAGGCAGACCCCTTGGTAGCTGAGAAGAAGTCACTGGGAGAAAATGGAAGGCTACAGGTGGCCCCAACTCCCTCAGATACTTGTGCAGTTCAGGCACAACCCACAGAGAATGAAGAG GGAGAGGTTCAGCAAGAATCCAAAGGGGAGGACCAGGGTGAAGGGTATGTGTCAGAGATGGAAGACCGGCCCTCCACAGGTGAGTGTGCCGCTGGCTTCAGCGTCCAGGCTGCTCCTCTGGTGGATATGCTTTACAGCCATGCCCCCTCAAAGCC TCT GTCTGATTTAAGCCAGAGCGATCCTGTTCAGGATCACTTGCTATTTAAGAAGACTGTCCTGTCAGTCTGGAAGATGATTGCCAGTCACAG GTTCAGTGGTCCATTTCTGAAGCCTGTGTCAGAAAGGCAGGCCCCAGGATACAAGGATGTGGTGAAAAG ACCCATGGACTTAACGACCCTGAAAAGGAATCTGTCTAAGGGACGGATTCGCACCATGGCACAGTTCCAGCGGGACCTGATGCTGATGTTCCAAAATGCTGTGATGTACAATGACTCTGATCATCATGTGTACCATATGGCTGTGGAGATGCAGCGAGAAGTCTTGGAGCAGATTCAG GTGCTGAGTACTTGGTTAGTCAAAAGAAGAGACTTAAATAGTCCAGAATGA
- the LOC117016724 gene encoding bromodomain-containing protein 8 isoform X1 — translation MAAGTGKHKLLSTGPTEPWSIREKLCLASSVMRSGDQNWVSVSRAIKPFAEPGRPPDWFSQKHCASQYSELLETTETPKRKRGEKGEVVETVEDVIVRKLTAERVEELKKVIKETQEKYRRLKRDAELIQAGHMDSRLDELCNDIAMKKKLEEEEAEVKRKATDAAYQARQAVKTPPRRLPTVMVRSPIDSASPGSDYPTWDLTATTMEEATSGVTPGTLPSTPVTSFPGIPDTLPPGSAPLEAPMTPVTDDSPQKKMLGQKATPPPSPLLSELLKKGSLLPTSPRLVNESEMASGHLNSTGVLLEVGGVLPMIHGGEMQQTPSTVAASPAASGAPTLSRLLEAGPTQFTTPLASFTTVASEPPVKLVPPPVESVSQATIVMMPALPAPSSAPAVSTPESVAPVSQPDTCVPMEAVGDPHTVTVSMDSSEISMIINSIKEECFRSGVAEASGGSKPPSIDGKEDLDLAEKMDIAVSYTGEELDFETVGDIIAIIEDKVDDHPEVLDVAAVEAALSFCEENDDPQSLPGPWEHPIQQERDKPVALPAPELTVKQERLDFEESENKGIHELVDIREPSVEIKMEPTEPEQGISGAEIVAGVVPGTSMEPPELRSQDLDEEPRSSVNGEIAEAEVSSGKGDETPLTTVKTEASPESMLSPSQGSNPIEDPLEGESQHKFEMSDSLKEESGTIFGSQIKDAPGEDEEEDGVSEAASLEEPKEEDQGEGYLSEMDNEPPVSESDDGFSIHNATLQSHTLADSIPSSPASSQFSVCSEDQEAIQAQKIWKKAIMLVWRAAANHRYANVFLQPVTDDIAPGYHSIVQRPMDLSTIKKNIENGLIRSTAEFQRDIMLMFQNAVMYNSSDHDVYHMAVEMQRDVLEQIQQFLATQLIMQTSESGISAKSLRGRDSTRKQDASEKDSVPMGSPAFLLSLFDGGTRGRRCAIEADMKMKK, via the exons AACACAAGCTGCTGAGTACTGGCCCCACAGAACCATGGTCCATCCGAGAGAAGCTGTGTTTAGCGTCTTCTGTCATGAGGAGTGGAGATCAAAATTG ggtatcagtTAGCAGAGCAATCAAACCCTTTGCAGAACCTGGCCGCCCTCCAGACTGGTTCTCTCAAAAA CATTGTGCTTCCCAGTACTCCGAACTTCTAGAGACCACTGAGAccccaaa ACGGAAACGGGGTGAAAAGGGAGAAGTGGTAGAAACTGTTGAAGATGTCATTGTTCGGAAACTGACTGCTGAACGAGTTGAGGAACTAAAGAAAGTGATAAAGGAAACCCAAGAAAAATATAG ACGGCTGAAAAGAGATGCAGAACTAATTCAAGCTGGGCACATGGACAGCAGACTGGATGAGCTTTGCAATGACATTGCGAT gaaaaagaaattggaagaagaagaagctgAAGTAAAGAGGAAGGCTACAGATGCTGCATATCAAG CTCGTCAAGCAGTAAAAACACCTCCTCGGAGGTTACCTACTGTGATGGTCCGCTCTCCTATAGATTCGGCCTCCCCAGGAAGTGATTATCCCACTTGGGATTTGActgcaaccactatggaagagGCTACTTCTGGG GTAACCCCTGGGACTTTGCCGAGTACCCCAGTCACCTCGTTTCCTGGGATTCCTGACACCCTTCCTCCAGGCTCTGCACCCTTAGAAGCCCCCATGACCCCAGTAACAGATGATTCACCCCAGAAAAAGATGCTTGGACAGAAAGCaactccacccccctcccctctgctgtCAGAGCTCTTGAAGAAGGGCAGCCTCCTGCCTACTAGCCCCAGACTG GTAAATGAGAGTGAAATGGCTTCTGGCCACCTGAACAGTACAGGTGTCCTCCTGGAGGTAGGCGGGGTCCTTCCCATGATACATGGTGGGGAGATGCAGCAAACCCCCAGCACTGTTGCAGCCTCCCCTGCTGCCTCAG GTGCTCCCACTCTTTCCCGGCTTTTAGAAGCTGGTCCTACACAGTTCACCACACCTCTTGCTTCCTTCACTACTGTTGCCAGTGAACCTCCAGTTAAACTTGTGCCACCCCCTGTAGAGTCTGTGTCCCAGGCTACCATTGTCATGATGCCTGCGCTGCCAGCACCATCCTCTGCTCCGGCTGTCTCCACTCCTGAGAGTGTAGCTCCAG TGAGTCAGCCTGACACTTGTGTTCCCATGGAGGCTGTGGGGGATCCACATACTGTGACTGTTTCCATGGATAGCAGTGAAATCTCCATGATCATCAATTCTATCAAAGAAGAATGTTTCCGATCAGGAGTGGCAGAGGCTTCTGGAGGATCAAAGCCTCCCAGCATAGATGGGAAGGAAGATTTAGATTTGGCTGAGAAGATGGATATTGCCGTGTCTTACACAGGTGAAGAGCTGGACTTTGAAACTGTTGGAGACATCATTGCCATCATTGAGGACAAG GTAGATGATCATCCTGAAGTGCTGGATGTGGCAGCAGTGGAAGCGGCACTGTCTTTCTGTGAAGAGAATGATGATCCCCAGTCTCTGCCTGGCCCCTGGGAACACCCTATTCAGCAGGAGCGGGACAAGCCAGTAGCTCTCCCTGCACCAGAGTTGACGGTCAAGCAAGAGAGGCTGGACTTTGAGgaatcagaaaacaaaggaatcCATGAACTGGTGGACATCAGGGAACCCAGTGTTGAGATCAAAATGGAACCTACAGAACCAGAACAAGGCATTTCAGGGGCTGAAATAGTAGCTGGAGTTGTTCCAGGCACAAGTATGGAGCCACCAGAACTCAGGAGTCAGGACTTAGACGAGGAACCCAGAAGTTCTGTAAATGGAGAGATTGCTGAAGCAGAAGTTTCCAGTGGGAAAGGCGATGAGACTCCACTTACAACTGTGAAGACCGAG GCATCCCCGGAAAGCATGCTGTCTCCATCACAAGGCTCAAATCCCATTGAAGATCCTTTGGAGGGAGAGTCTCAGCACAAATTTGAAATGTCAG ACTCATTGAAAGAAGAATCAGGGACTATTTTTGGAAGCCAGATAAAG GATGCCCCaggtgaggatgaggaggaagatGGAGTCAGTGAAGCGGCCAGCCTAGAGGAGCCTAAGGAAGAAGATCAAGGAGAAGGCTATTTGTCAGAGATGGATAATGAACCCCCTGTGAGCGAGAGTGATGATGGCTTTAGCATACACAATGCTACGCTGCAGTCCCACACACTGGCAGACTCCATCCCCAGCAGCCCTGCTTCTTCACAGTT ttctgtCTGTAGTGAGGACCAGGAGGCTATTCAGGCacagaaaatctggaagaaagcCATCATGCTTGTATGGAGAGCTGCAGCTAATCACAG GTATGCCAATGTCTTCCTGCAGCCAGTTACAGATGACATAGCACCTGGCTACCACAGCATTGTGCAGAG gCCTATGGATTTGTCAACTattaagaaaaacattgaaaatggaCTGATACGCAGCACAGCTGAATTTCAGCGTGACATTATGCTGATGTTCCAGAATGCTGTAATGTATAATAGCTCAGACCATGATGTCTATCACATGGCCGTAGAGATGCAGCGAGATGTCCTGGAGCAGATCCAG CAATTCCTGGCCACACAGTTGATTATGCAAACATCTGAGTCTGGGATCAGTGCTAAAAGTCTTCGAGGGAGAGATTCTACCCGCAAACAGGATGCTTCAGAGAAG GACAGTGTCCCCATGGGCTCTCCcgccttccttctctctctcttt GATGGGGGTACCAGAGGGCGCCGCTGTGCCATTGAAGCAGATATGAAGATGAAAAAGTGA
- the LOC117016724 gene encoding bromodomain-containing protein 8 isoform X2 yields MAAGTGKHKLLSTGPTEPWSIREKLCLASSVMRSGDQNWVSVSRAIKPFAEPGRPPDWFSQKHCASQYSELLETTETPKRKRGEKGEVVETVEDVIVRKLTAERVEELKKVIKETQEKYRRLKRDAELIQAGHMDSRLDELCNDIAMKKKLEEEEAEVKRKATDAAYQARQAVKTPPRRLPTVMVRSPIDSASPGSDYPTWDLTATTMEEATSGVNESEMASGHLNSTGVLLEVGGVLPMIHGGEMQQTPSTVAASPAASGAPTLSRLLEAGPTQFTTPLASFTTVASEPPVKLVPPPVESVSQATIVMMPALPAPSSAPAVSTPESVAPVSQPDTCVPMEAVGDPHTVTVSMDSSEISMIINSIKEECFRSGVAEASGGSKPPSIDGKEDLDLAEKMDIAVSYTGEELDFETVGDIIAIIEDKVDDHPEVLDVAAVEAALSFCEENDDPQSLPGPWEHPIQQERDKPVALPAPELTVKQERLDFEESENKGIHELVDIREPSVEIKMEPTEPEQGISGAEIVAGVVPGTSMEPPELRSQDLDEEPRSSVNGEIAEAEVSSGKGDETPLTTVKTEASPESMLSPSQGSNPIEDPLEGESQHKFEMSDSLKEESGTIFGSQIKDAPGEDEEEDGVSEAASLEEPKEEDQGEGYLSEMDNEPPVSESDDGFSIHNATLQSHTLADSIPSSPASSQFSVCSEDQEAIQAQKIWKKAIMLVWRAAANHRYANVFLQPVTDDIAPGYHSIVQRPMDLSTIKKNIENGLIRSTAEFQRDIMLMFQNAVMYNSSDHDVYHMAVEMQRDVLEQIQQFLATQLIMQTSESGISAKSLRGRDSTRKQDASEKDSVPMGSPAFLLSLFDGGTRGRRCAIEADMKMKK; encoded by the exons AACACAAGCTGCTGAGTACTGGCCCCACAGAACCATGGTCCATCCGAGAGAAGCTGTGTTTAGCGTCTTCTGTCATGAGGAGTGGAGATCAAAATTG ggtatcagtTAGCAGAGCAATCAAACCCTTTGCAGAACCTGGCCGCCCTCCAGACTGGTTCTCTCAAAAA CATTGTGCTTCCCAGTACTCCGAACTTCTAGAGACCACTGAGAccccaaa ACGGAAACGGGGTGAAAAGGGAGAAGTGGTAGAAACTGTTGAAGATGTCATTGTTCGGAAACTGACTGCTGAACGAGTTGAGGAACTAAAGAAAGTGATAAAGGAAACCCAAGAAAAATATAG ACGGCTGAAAAGAGATGCAGAACTAATTCAAGCTGGGCACATGGACAGCAGACTGGATGAGCTTTGCAATGACATTGCGAT gaaaaagaaattggaagaagaagaagctgAAGTAAAGAGGAAGGCTACAGATGCTGCATATCAAG CTCGTCAAGCAGTAAAAACACCTCCTCGGAGGTTACCTACTGTGATGGTCCGCTCTCCTATAGATTCGGCCTCCCCAGGAAGTGATTATCCCACTTGGGATTTGActgcaaccactatggaagagGCTACTTCTGG GGTAAATGAGAGTGAAATGGCTTCTGGCCACCTGAACAGTACAGGTGTCCTCCTGGAGGTAGGCGGGGTCCTTCCCATGATACATGGTGGGGAGATGCAGCAAACCCCCAGCACTGTTGCAGCCTCCCCTGCTGCCTCAG GTGCTCCCACTCTTTCCCGGCTTTTAGAAGCTGGTCCTACACAGTTCACCACACCTCTTGCTTCCTTCACTACTGTTGCCAGTGAACCTCCAGTTAAACTTGTGCCACCCCCTGTAGAGTCTGTGTCCCAGGCTACCATTGTCATGATGCCTGCGCTGCCAGCACCATCCTCTGCTCCGGCTGTCTCCACTCCTGAGAGTGTAGCTCCAG TGAGTCAGCCTGACACTTGTGTTCCCATGGAGGCTGTGGGGGATCCACATACTGTGACTGTTTCCATGGATAGCAGTGAAATCTCCATGATCATCAATTCTATCAAAGAAGAATGTTTCCGATCAGGAGTGGCAGAGGCTTCTGGAGGATCAAAGCCTCCCAGCATAGATGGGAAGGAAGATTTAGATTTGGCTGAGAAGATGGATATTGCCGTGTCTTACACAGGTGAAGAGCTGGACTTTGAAACTGTTGGAGACATCATTGCCATCATTGAGGACAAG GTAGATGATCATCCTGAAGTGCTGGATGTGGCAGCAGTGGAAGCGGCACTGTCTTTCTGTGAAGAGAATGATGATCCCCAGTCTCTGCCTGGCCCCTGGGAACACCCTATTCAGCAGGAGCGGGACAAGCCAGTAGCTCTCCCTGCACCAGAGTTGACGGTCAAGCAAGAGAGGCTGGACTTTGAGgaatcagaaaacaaaggaatcCATGAACTGGTGGACATCAGGGAACCCAGTGTTGAGATCAAAATGGAACCTACAGAACCAGAACAAGGCATTTCAGGGGCTGAAATAGTAGCTGGAGTTGTTCCAGGCACAAGTATGGAGCCACCAGAACTCAGGAGTCAGGACTTAGACGAGGAACCCAGAAGTTCTGTAAATGGAGAGATTGCTGAAGCAGAAGTTTCCAGTGGGAAAGGCGATGAGACTCCACTTACAACTGTGAAGACCGAG GCATCCCCGGAAAGCATGCTGTCTCCATCACAAGGCTCAAATCCCATTGAAGATCCTTTGGAGGGAGAGTCTCAGCACAAATTTGAAATGTCAG ACTCATTGAAAGAAGAATCAGGGACTATTTTTGGAAGCCAGATAAAG GATGCCCCaggtgaggatgaggaggaagatGGAGTCAGTGAAGCGGCCAGCCTAGAGGAGCCTAAGGAAGAAGATCAAGGAGAAGGCTATTTGTCAGAGATGGATAATGAACCCCCTGTGAGCGAGAGTGATGATGGCTTTAGCATACACAATGCTACGCTGCAGTCCCACACACTGGCAGACTCCATCCCCAGCAGCCCTGCTTCTTCACAGTT ttctgtCTGTAGTGAGGACCAGGAGGCTATTCAGGCacagaaaatctggaagaaagcCATCATGCTTGTATGGAGAGCTGCAGCTAATCACAG GTATGCCAATGTCTTCCTGCAGCCAGTTACAGATGACATAGCACCTGGCTACCACAGCATTGTGCAGAG gCCTATGGATTTGTCAACTattaagaaaaacattgaaaatggaCTGATACGCAGCACAGCTGAATTTCAGCGTGACATTATGCTGATGTTCCAGAATGCTGTAATGTATAATAGCTCAGACCATGATGTCTATCACATGGCCGTAGAGATGCAGCGAGATGTCCTGGAGCAGATCCAG CAATTCCTGGCCACACAGTTGATTATGCAAACATCTGAGTCTGGGATCAGTGCTAAAAGTCTTCGAGGGAGAGATTCTACCCGCAAACAGGATGCTTCAGAGAAG GACAGTGTCCCCATGGGCTCTCCcgccttccttctctctctcttt GATGGGGGTACCAGAGGGCGCCGCTGTGCCATTGAAGCAGATATGAAGATGAAAAAGTGA
- the LOC117016724 gene encoding bromodomain-containing protein 8 isoform X3, giving the protein MAAGTGKHKLLSTGPTEPWSIREKLCLASSVMRSGDQNWVSVSRAIKPFAEPGRPPDWFSQKHCASQYSELLETTETPKRKRGEKGEVVETVEDVIVRKLTAERVEELKKVIKETQEKYRRLKRDAELIQAGHMDSRLDELCNDIAMKKKLEEEEAEVKRKATDAAYQARQAVKTPPRRLPTVMVRSPIDSASPGSDYPTWDLTATTMEEATSGVTPGTLPSTPVTSFPGIPDTLPPGSAPLEAPMTPVTDDSPQKKMLGQKATPPPSPLLSELLKKGSLLPTSPRLVNESEMASGHLNSTGVLLEVGGVLPMIHGGEMQQTPSTVAASPAASVSQPDTCVPMEAVGDPHTVTVSMDSSEISMIINSIKEECFRSGVAEASGGSKPPSIDGKEDLDLAEKMDIAVSYTGEELDFETVGDIIAIIEDKVDDHPEVLDVAAVEAALSFCEENDDPQSLPGPWEHPIQQERDKPVALPAPELTVKQERLDFEESENKGIHELVDIREPSVEIKMEPTEPEQGISGAEIVAGVVPGTSMEPPELRSQDLDEEPRSSVNGEIAEAEVSSGKGDETPLTTVKTEASPESMLSPSQGSNPIEDPLEGESQHKFEMSDSLKEESGTIFGSQIKDAPGEDEEEDGVSEAASLEEPKEEDQGEGYLSEMDNEPPVSESDDGFSIHNATLQSHTLADSIPSSPASSQFSVCSEDQEAIQAQKIWKKAIMLVWRAAANHRYANVFLQPVTDDIAPGYHSIVQRPMDLSTIKKNIENGLIRSTAEFQRDIMLMFQNAVMYNSSDHDVYHMAVEMQRDVLEQIQQFLATQLIMQTSESGISAKSLRGRDSTRKQDASEKDGGTRGRRCAIEADMKMKK; this is encoded by the exons AACACAAGCTGCTGAGTACTGGCCCCACAGAACCATGGTCCATCCGAGAGAAGCTGTGTTTAGCGTCTTCTGTCATGAGGAGTGGAGATCAAAATTG ggtatcagtTAGCAGAGCAATCAAACCCTTTGCAGAACCTGGCCGCCCTCCAGACTGGTTCTCTCAAAAA CATTGTGCTTCCCAGTACTCCGAACTTCTAGAGACCACTGAGAccccaaa ACGGAAACGGGGTGAAAAGGGAGAAGTGGTAGAAACTGTTGAAGATGTCATTGTTCGGAAACTGACTGCTGAACGAGTTGAGGAACTAAAGAAAGTGATAAAGGAAACCCAAGAAAAATATAG ACGGCTGAAAAGAGATGCAGAACTAATTCAAGCTGGGCACATGGACAGCAGACTGGATGAGCTTTGCAATGACATTGCGAT gaaaaagaaattggaagaagaagaagctgAAGTAAAGAGGAAGGCTACAGATGCTGCATATCAAG CTCGTCAAGCAGTAAAAACACCTCCTCGGAGGTTACCTACTGTGATGGTCCGCTCTCCTATAGATTCGGCCTCCCCAGGAAGTGATTATCCCACTTGGGATTTGActgcaaccactatggaagagGCTACTTCTGGG GTAACCCCTGGGACTTTGCCGAGTACCCCAGTCACCTCGTTTCCTGGGATTCCTGACACCCTTCCTCCAGGCTCTGCACCCTTAGAAGCCCCCATGACCCCAGTAACAGATGATTCACCCCAGAAAAAGATGCTTGGACAGAAAGCaactccacccccctcccctctgctgtCAGAGCTCTTGAAGAAGGGCAGCCTCCTGCCTACTAGCCCCAGACTG GTAAATGAGAGTGAAATGGCTTCTGGCCACCTGAACAGTACAGGTGTCCTCCTGGAGGTAGGCGGGGTCCTTCCCATGATACATGGTGGGGAGATGCAGCAAACCCCCAGCACTGTTGCAGCCTCCCCTGCTGCCTCAG TGAGTCAGCCTGACACTTGTGTTCCCATGGAGGCTGTGGGGGATCCACATACTGTGACTGTTTCCATGGATAGCAGTGAAATCTCCATGATCATCAATTCTATCAAAGAAGAATGTTTCCGATCAGGAGTGGCAGAGGCTTCTGGAGGATCAAAGCCTCCCAGCATAGATGGGAAGGAAGATTTAGATTTGGCTGAGAAGATGGATATTGCCGTGTCTTACACAGGTGAAGAGCTGGACTTTGAAACTGTTGGAGACATCATTGCCATCATTGAGGACAAG GTAGATGATCATCCTGAAGTGCTGGATGTGGCAGCAGTGGAAGCGGCACTGTCTTTCTGTGAAGAGAATGATGATCCCCAGTCTCTGCCTGGCCCCTGGGAACACCCTATTCAGCAGGAGCGGGACAAGCCAGTAGCTCTCCCTGCACCAGAGTTGACGGTCAAGCAAGAGAGGCTGGACTTTGAGgaatcagaaaacaaaggaatcCATGAACTGGTGGACATCAGGGAACCCAGTGTTGAGATCAAAATGGAACCTACAGAACCAGAACAAGGCATTTCAGGGGCTGAAATAGTAGCTGGAGTTGTTCCAGGCACAAGTATGGAGCCACCAGAACTCAGGAGTCAGGACTTAGACGAGGAACCCAGAAGTTCTGTAAATGGAGAGATTGCTGAAGCAGAAGTTTCCAGTGGGAAAGGCGATGAGACTCCACTTACAACTGTGAAGACCGAG GCATCCCCGGAAAGCATGCTGTCTCCATCACAAGGCTCAAATCCCATTGAAGATCCTTTGGAGGGAGAGTCTCAGCACAAATTTGAAATGTCAG ACTCATTGAAAGAAGAATCAGGGACTATTTTTGGAAGCCAGATAAAG GATGCCCCaggtgaggatgaggaggaagatGGAGTCAGTGAAGCGGCCAGCCTAGAGGAGCCTAAGGAAGAAGATCAAGGAGAAGGCTATTTGTCAGAGATGGATAATGAACCCCCTGTGAGCGAGAGTGATGATGGCTTTAGCATACACAATGCTACGCTGCAGTCCCACACACTGGCAGACTCCATCCCCAGCAGCCCTGCTTCTTCACAGTT ttctgtCTGTAGTGAGGACCAGGAGGCTATTCAGGCacagaaaatctggaagaaagcCATCATGCTTGTATGGAGAGCTGCAGCTAATCACAG GTATGCCAATGTCTTCCTGCAGCCAGTTACAGATGACATAGCACCTGGCTACCACAGCATTGTGCAGAG gCCTATGGATTTGTCAACTattaagaaaaacattgaaaatggaCTGATACGCAGCACAGCTGAATTTCAGCGTGACATTATGCTGATGTTCCAGAATGCTGTAATGTATAATAGCTCAGACCATGATGTCTATCACATGGCCGTAGAGATGCAGCGAGATGTCCTGGAGCAGATCCAG CAATTCCTGGCCACACAGTTGATTATGCAAACATCTGAGTCTGGGATCAGTGCTAAAAGTCTTCGAGGGAGAGATTCTACCCGCAAACAGGATGCTTCAGAGAAG GATGGGGGTACCAGAGGGCGCCGCTGTGCCATTGAAGCAGATATGAAGATGAAAAAGTGA
- the NME5 gene encoding nucleoside diphosphate kinase homolog 5 isoform X1, with amino-acid sequence MELSMPPPQIYVEKSLAIIKPDIVDKEEEIQDIILRSGFTIVQISHRRKLHLSPEQCSNFYVEEYGKMFFPNLTAYMSSGPLVAMILARHKAISYWKELLGPSNSLVAKETHPDSLRAVYGTDDLRNALHGSNDFAAAEREIRFMFPGVIVEPIPVGQAAKDYLNLYVTPTLLEGLTELCKQKPADPYIWLADWLLKNNPNKPKLCYHPIEEELN; translated from the exons ATGGAGCTGTCGATGCCCCCACCTCAGATATACGTAGAAAAATCTCTGGCCATTATCAAACCAGATATTGTTGACAAAGAGGAGGAGATACAAGATATTATTCTCAGATCTGGATTCACCATTGTTCAG atatctcat AGAAGAAAACTACATCTCAGCCCTGAGCAATGTAGTAACTTTTATGTGGAAGAGTACGGGAAAATGTTTTTCCCCAATTTAACAGCTTACATGAGTTCTGGACCACTTGTTGCCATGATATTAGCTAGACATAAAGCCATCTCTTACTGGAAAGAACTTTTGGGACCAAGTAATAGCTTAGTAGCTAAGGAGACACATCCAGACAG TCTAAGGGCAGTTTATGGCACAGATGACCTAAGGAATGCACTTCATGGGAGTAATGATTTTGCTgcagcagaaagagaaattcGATTCATGTTTCCTGGCG TGATTGTTGAGCCCATTCCAGTTGGACAAGCTGCTAAggactatttaaatttatatgtaacaCCAACTCTACTTGAAGGACTTACAGAGCTTTGTAAGCAAAAACCAGCGGATCCTTAT ATTTGGCTAGCTGATTGGCTGTTGAAAAATAACCCTAACAAACCTAAACTTTGTTACCATCCAATTGAAGAagaacttaattaa
- the NME5 gene encoding nucleoside diphosphate kinase homolog 5 isoform X2 — MELSMPPPQIYVEKSLAIIKPDIVDKEEEIQDIILRSGFTIVQRRKLHLSPEQCSNFYVEEYGKMFFPNLTAYMSSGPLVAMILARHKAISYWKELLGPSNSLVAKETHPDSLRAVYGTDDLRNALHGSNDFAAAEREIRFMFPGVIVEPIPVGQAAKDYLNLYVTPTLLEGLTELCKQKPADPYIWLADWLLKNNPNKPKLCYHPIEEELN; from the exons ATGGAGCTGTCGATGCCCCCACCTCAGATATACGTAGAAAAATCTCTGGCCATTATCAAACCAGATATTGTTGACAAAGAGGAGGAGATACAAGATATTATTCTCAGATCTGGATTCACCATTGTTCAG AGAAGAAAACTACATCTCAGCCCTGAGCAATGTAGTAACTTTTATGTGGAAGAGTACGGGAAAATGTTTTTCCCCAATTTAACAGCTTACATGAGTTCTGGACCACTTGTTGCCATGATATTAGCTAGACATAAAGCCATCTCTTACTGGAAAGAACTTTTGGGACCAAGTAATAGCTTAGTAGCTAAGGAGACACATCCAGACAG TCTAAGGGCAGTTTATGGCACAGATGACCTAAGGAATGCACTTCATGGGAGTAATGATTTTGCTgcagcagaaagagaaattcGATTCATGTTTCCTGGCG TGATTGTTGAGCCCATTCCAGTTGGACAAGCTGCTAAggactatttaaatttatatgtaacaCCAACTCTACTTGAAGGACTTACAGAGCTTTGTAAGCAAAAACCAGCGGATCCTTAT ATTTGGCTAGCTGATTGGCTGTTGAAAAATAACCCTAACAAACCTAAACTTTGTTACCATCCAATTGAAGAagaacttaattaa